A genome region from Microplitis mediator isolate UGA2020A chromosome 4, iyMicMedi2.1, whole genome shotgun sequence includes the following:
- the LOC130667139 gene encoding DNA damage-regulated autophagy modulator protein 2: MEKQDVFTNLHYLPIFMFIALPASFIITYIIAVINGHVVPGFPYISDTGTFPPESCLFAQFLNIIAVIMCITIYIRYAQIKEISSTYQLSTYWQKFNRISLIVGIISTIGMSIAGNFQETSNLIIHLIGAVLCFGGGTVYIWLQAVYSYRLNPLGCSPKITNLRLVLAIFCTICFFVVFIAAALAAKDFKGNNPRIWSKDDGGWEMHLLSTITEWLCAIAICIFILSFTNEFREIELRYPKINYKEDYTKKIYGVFNATPDSISPTTSI; the protein is encoded by the exons atGGAAAAGCAAGACGtatttacaaatttacattatttaccaatttttatgtttatcgCATTACCTGCTAGTTTTATTATCAC ataCATTATTGCTGTTATCAACGGTCATGTCGTACCAGGATTTCCTTATATTTCGGACACTGGTACTTTTCCACCAGAAAGTTGTTTATTCgcgcaatttttaaatataattgctgTCATca TGTgtattacaatatatattagatacgctcaaataaaagaaatttcttCAACTTATCAGTTATCAACATActggcaaaaatttaatagaatttcATTAATTGTCGGGATAATATCAACCATCGGAATGTCGATAGCaggaaattttcaagaaacGTCTAATCTAATCATCCATTTAATTGGCGCTGTTTTATGTTTTGGCGGCGGGACTGTTTATATTTGGctacaa gcAGTGTACTCATACAGACTAAATCCTTTAGGCTGTTCAcctaaaataacaaatttaagaCTGGTCTTAGCGATTTTTTGTACTATTTGTTTCTTCGTTGTTTTTATCGCCGCTGCACTTGCAGCCAAGGATTTTAAag GAAATAATCCAAGGATATGGTCAAAAGATGACGGCGGTTGGGAAATGCATCTTTTGAGTACAATTACCGAGTGGCTTTGTGCGATTGccatatgtatatttattttaagtttcaCTAACGAATTTCGTGAAATAGAATTACGTTATCCTAAg ataaattacaaagaagactacacaaaaaaaatctacggTGTGTTTAACGCAACGCCAGATTCAATAAGTCCAACAACAAGTATTTGA
- the LOC130667140 gene encoding transcription initiation factor TFIID subunit 12: MSENNNHFDQQQSQPQSQESGLSNSSANKNNQPTNDIPQFLTKSKLQDLVREVDPTEQLEEEVEEMLLQLADDFVETTVNAACLLAKHRHANTVEVKDVQLHLERNWNMWIPGFGTDEVRPFKRATVTEAHKQRLALIRKSIKKY; encoded by the exons ATGTCTGAAAACAACAACCATTTCGACCAACAACAAAGCCAACCACAAAGTCAAGAATCCGGCTTGTCAAACAGTTcagcaaacaaaaataatcaacCAACTAATGATATACCTCAA TTCCTGACTAAATCTAAACTACAAGATTTGGTACGGGAAGTTGACCCGACAGAACAACTAGAAGAAGAAGTTGAAGAGATGCTACTTCAACTTGCTGATGATTTTGTGGAGACGACGGTCAATGCTGCTTGTTTACTGGCCAAGCATCGACATGCCAACACCGTTGAGGTGAAAGATGTCCAACTTCATCtgg AGAGGAACTGGAATATGTGGATACCAGGATTCGGCACTGATGAAGTCAGGCCATTTAAACGTGCGACAGTGACAGAAGCCCACAAACAACGGTTAGCTCTCATAAGAAagtctattaaaaaatattaa